A segment of the Longimicrobium sp. genome:
TCGTCGGCGGGATCCGCAAGCTGCTCCCGGTGAGGAAGGGCACCGGGCTGGCCGTGGTGGACCTCACCGCCCCGGAGGCGGACCGGGAGCGGCAGAGCCGCATCCTCATGCGCGAAATCCACCGGACCATGAAGGAGATCGAGGAGCGCGGCGACATCGTGCCGGCGGGACGGGTGAAGGACCTCGACGGCTTCCCCTACCTCCCCACCAACTTCTCGATCATGGCCGAGATGCGGTCGATGCTCGCCGACGAGCCGGTGACCATCGGGCTCTTCATGCTGCGCCCGACGCAGGTGCTCGCGTTCTTCGAGAGCCTCTTCAACCTCTCGCACGAGTGGCTGCTGAGCGGGTACCTCAGCGCGGCCCCGGACGGCACCGTCACCCTGTTCGTGGAGCGGGTCCCCGGCAGGCGGGAGCTGCAGGTCTGGGGGCCGCTGCGGCGCCTGCACGCCGGGCTGCTGCGCCTGACCGGCCGGGCGCGGCCCGGCGCCGCCGCGGCGATGCCGCGCCTGGCCGCCGCCGGCGGGCCGCCGCACGCGGGCAGGGGGCACGCCGGGCGCTGGAAGGAGAGGGGCACCGGAGACGACGCCCGCGAGCAGGCGATCCGCGAGTTCGCCCTGCACTACATGTACGACCTGGCCGAGTCCAAGCCGGCCTCGAATTGGTCGGCCTTCCTCCACTACCAGCGCGGCCTGGAGCTGCTCGCCGACGCCGACGACGCGGACGTGCGGGAGCAGCTGCTCGACGACGCGCGCGAGCAGTTCCAGGACGCGGCGAGGCAGGATCCCGGGAACTGGATGGCGAAGTTCAAGCTGGCCGAGACGCTGCGCAGGCTCAACCGCCCCGGCGAGGCGATCCAGTACTTCAACTCGCTCGACCGGCTGGTCAACGGCGACCACCGGGGGCACTCGGAGCGGCTCAGGGACTTCCTCGCCCGCTCGCCCGATTTCCCGCTGGTGCTCGACTACCACCGCGGCATGACGCTCTCCATGTTCCTCACCGTCGAGGAGCAGGACCGGGCCATCCGGATCTTCGACCAGCTGCTGGAGGAGCTCGCTCCGCTTCCCGTCGTCTCCTCTCCATCCGCCAACTAGAGGGGAGGCCGAGACGATGACGAACGCACAGGGCCTGCTCCCGCGCGAGGGCCGCCGGCGCTCGCCGCAGATCCCGGACGAGCAGCGCAGGCGGCTCGTCTTCCTGGTCCGCAGCGCGCGGGCGTCGGCGCTCTCCTCCAAGCAGGAGGCCCT
Coding sequences within it:
- a CDS encoding tetratricopeptide repeat protein — translated: MSSPFPSSRHRRRLAGLCGAAALFLAAPAPAQHADRFTQALEREAAGDFAGARALLRHPAVLRDTAQAEHARRLDLLLRTLDAAHSYLHAGYPDSAMSVVTGLRLDPVGDVYLNMRRLRMVDSLHELARQRADAAGREKLRLAQADFRAGRLDMAIEKLTALQSAKGTSRAFRDLVDAELRRAQEEKRTMSREFAASALSEFGTSSKTLLRLLGWLAVGVVMAGLLTMLVGGIRKLLPVRKGTGLAVVDLTAPEADRERQSRILMREIHRTMKEIEERGDIVPAGRVKDLDGFPYLPTNFSIMAEMRSMLADEPVTIGLFMLRPTQVLAFFESLFNLSHEWLLSGYLSAAPDGTVTLFVERVPGRRELQVWGPLRRLHAGLLRLTGRARPGAAAAMPRLAAAGGPPHAGRGHAGRWKERGTGDDAREQAIREFALHYMYDLAESKPASNWSAFLHYQRGLELLADADDADVREQLLDDAREQFQDAARQDPGNWMAKFKLAETLRRLNRPGEAIQYFNSLDRLVNGDHRGHSERLRDFLARSPDFPLVLDYHRGMTLSMFLTVEEQDRAIRIFDQLLEELAPLPVVSSPSAN